Below is a genomic region from Gopherus flavomarginatus isolate rGopFla2 chromosome 25, rGopFla2.mat.asm, whole genome shotgun sequence.
TATAAGTGCAGCATCAGCGAGAGGGTGAGCTCCCAGGGGCAAAGACCACATCCCCTTGTGTGCATGGTCCCCAGCCGGCTCATCTCATCTGCTGCCGAGCCATGTACTGCCTGCCAGTGACCCTGGGGGGGTTGGGGACTGGTCGCTGGATTTAGGGAACGCAGCTGGGTTATTTTAAATACAGTTTCCCATGCTGAGCACTGCACTGTTTTGTGGTACCAGCCAGCATCACAGGGCCTCGCCTGTTTGAGACTAGCTAACGCTCCATGGCTGGAGGTCTGTTAACATCAGTCTCAAGTGAGGACTTGTGCTCACCAACTCCTGTGTCTGACCTTGGAAGCCACTGGAACAGTACAAaggccccagccagccctgcagataAGGCAGGAGGGTATCCCAGAAACCTACCAGCCAGAGGAAACAGTCTGTCCCGCAGGGATCTGGCTCGATTTTGATCTCTCTGTTCTTCCGTTTATAGACATTAGGAGTCGCATGGAAAGCTGAAAAATACAAGCCACCTTCATCATGTTAGCACCAGGCACCTTCTGACTGAGAGGTTCATTTGTCCCCacagtggaggaggcagctgaCAGCCCAGCGTGCACGGAGAAAGGTGCTGAAGTGCAATGCTGACCAGATACGATGGGCACTGACCGTGAGTCCTACGCTACCAGGGAACTTAACCACATCCCCTGGCCACCCCACGCTCACAAAGGAAGGAAACGTAGATCTGTGATGTTGGGACAGCCGAACACCTCCCAATTCCTGGAAAAGAGACTTAACAGGAAGTTTTACTTTTAACCTGACACACACACCAAAGCCTGGTCATATTCCAGTGTTTAGTAACAGAGTCTAGCTGCGGAGACTCCAGTAACTCCGCAGCGACCCCCAGGAATAGGAAAGCACCAGGTCTAACTGGCAAAGCAATGCTCACAAGGCTTTAGCAGGACAAGCTGGAGGAACTGGCCCAGCGACTCATTACGATAAAGCAGTAAAacgtgggggcaggggcagaccaCAGTGAGGTGTCAGCGTAACGTGTGTCAGGTCTGTGCTGTGCCATGTCTGCTGTGCACAACGGGGGGGGGCGCTTACACAGCAGGACTGGGACTCCCCACGTACTGCAGCTAAGCCTTCCGTCTATGGGGAAGATACAGACTCAAGGCCACTTTAACAATGCAAGTAGGTGCCCATCCACATTTTTGGGTGCCTGAATGCCTGTGTCAATCTGGCTCTCCAGGATTGCAACACTATATAGCGCACAGCACCAGGAAAAGACACAGGCACCTGCCCAGTATAATCTGGAGTGTGGGCAGCAGAATCATTGATGTGGGGCAAGGTAAAGAAAGGGGTGGAAATGGTGGAACAGATGCCAGAACCTCCAGGTGAGTTTCCAGCTGAGTCTGAACTTACGATGCAGAAAACAGTCATATTTGAAGCACCGCCTGCAGAAGAGCGTATGGAAGGAATGCAGGGACTGCTCCCGCTGGACTGACTTTGCACATGGCCCATCAATGTTTGGAGTGCACTGGGGGGGCAGCACGTTCGGATCAGACTGTTCAGTAAGTTCCCTGTACCTGTTTTAAGAGAAACCATGCATGGACACACTGCTCTAGTTTGCAACCAGCCGCTCGGCTCTGCGCGCTGATCAGCTCGCTACAACAGGGCTGAGTTCAGGGTGTTGAAACAATCAGAACTTCGGTTTTCTTCTAGCAAGCTCCCATTAGGCTACTCTCATTCTGTTCCCCGGAAGACTTTGTACAGTGTTTCCCCATCTCCCGCAGAGACCGTTTGTGACAGACAAGGCAATTTATTGCAATATCCTGGGagactttattgaattaagtttatgcATCTTTGGGATCCTCTGTATGAAATTAATGCTTTATGGGCCAGGATTGTACGAAAGCTCTCCAGAGGGCAGATGTGAGGCCTAGGGGCTCAATGGACTATATTGAACAATGGGCCAGACAAGCATGGACTCTTGCAACAGTGTGAAGTGGTTTTCCTGGGGAAACAGCTAGTGGGAGGTaaatgcaaattccccacctcTGGTTATGCCAAACCCCAGCCTTTGGAAGCTACACTCTGAGGGGTGGGCCATTGTCTGCTGACGTGCTCACCTGTGACGTGAGGCCAAGCCACATGAACTATTCATGGTTGTTCTGGTTCTGAAAATGAGACTTGTAACCCTGGGGAAAACCCAGCTGTgagttttgaaggactgacactACCAGAGCCCAAGGTTGGAGTTGGTGTGACCTCTAGTAAGCTTTAGCCTGTGTctagttcttttattgtttttagcaTGTCTTCTCTGCAacactttcaccttaagaataaatgtgcttactTATAAAGAGTGTGGGAATTTGTAACTGTGGCAATTACGATGCTCACTGCCTCCCAAGAGAAAGCAAAACATGGGTGCTGGccttttaggcagtctggcttgccgGGGAGGATTTCATAGcacaggcagggaactgtgcagcctgggaaaAACCATCAGGaggaagacagagagagacatgggtctctGTCTAAGAGAGGTGacggctgaggagccaggagcctagTGTATGTGCCCCAGAGAGACCACGGAAGGGGAATGCAGGTGCAGATTCGGGTTTACTGCATCAGTCCGACTGGCATACTATTATTTGCTGAAGTTTCTTTGTTAAAAACTGGAACTGATTCTGCTAGACAGCTTAACCAGTGATGTCGCCTACCGCTCTTTCATGTCTTCCGGGAAGCCGTTCTCAGGAAACATTGAAGAAATAGCACTGAAGATCATGTCATTTGGGAACTGCTTCTTTGGACACTTTTTGTTACCTAAACCAAAATGACAGAAGACTCCTGAGTTAAGCAGGACTCGAAAGCGCCTTTCCCTGTTAGGGGTCGAGTTACTCCAGGGATGCTTTGgatcccattttaaaaagcagcGAGATGATCACACAGTTATCCAACAGAGAATCCTTCCTCAGTCCAACAGCTAGGATAAGGAACATGCCGTTCCAATGGTGCCCCTTCTACCTACCAGCAACGCCATCAGCGAGACTCAATGATGAGTCATAAGGGAAAAATTACTAATTGGTGCTGCAAGGAGACTGAGTGCACGAAAACCCTTCCCCAGATGCCAGAGGGGATTTAGAGAAACAAGACTCTGCTTGGACTCAGGTTTTACTCTTGGATGTTTCACACCCAGACTAAAATATGCGCAAGAAGATGTGTCAGCTGCAGTTCCAGGCCCTTACACACAATACTTTGGAGTCTCTGCAGCTGACAGAGAGATTCTCTGCTACCGGTATCGCTCAGAGCGCCACATACAGCAGTCCGAGATGAAATCCACCACTAAAGCTTCCTGCAATTACACAGCACACCTGAAAATCCCCCTGTTCGAGCTTCCTCCCACTGAAACCCACCCCAAGGAAACACTCCGGCTAGCATTCCACGGGGAGCAAGGACAGGCCACGGAGCTTTCACTACCCTTATTAGCAATCAGCACGATGAGCGCAGGAGGGCACAGTGACTGCTGGGGACGATGGAGGCCACCAGACACTGTGCCAGCTTCTGCTGCCAAACCCACCTTCCATTGTGGTTCGCTTTCTTTTTCTTGTGACTGGCAGCTCCTCCTTCCCATCCTCCTGTTTACCCTCAGAGTCATTGagcccttcctcttcctcatccgaGTACTGATTCAGAGCCTCAACAAGCTCAAGGAACACTGCGTCGCTGATAAGGACGGACCCTGTTATCATCTCTAAAACACAGAAATATCAGCTGCTTCGTGGGCATGCTGCAATTTTCCAGCCTGGGGTTTGGTGGCAAGCTTAAGTCAGCCCCGGGACAGACTGCTAGTTAGGAACAGCGCTTTCATGACAGGACTTTGCCAAGGCAGAGTGTGTTGGGGAGGTGGGAAAGATGTTGACTGTGCACCACTCTTTGTGACACCTGGCAGCCAACACATGGAGCAACAGAGCCATCCCCTCTTGCCAGCCGAGTAGTAATTGCTATAGACACAGACACGTACTAATAAGCCATTTGGGGCATGGGATGGAAGCCAGCTTTTCAATGTCTCCTACCTCCAGGCAGGGCCTCGTGAGGGGCCAGGCAGCTCGGTGGGAAACTGCGTGGGCTTTTCACCACTGAAGAACTGGATTCAAGTCCTGGCTCAGGTCACAAGTGAAGGAAGTCTGCTGGTCTCATCCTAACCCTTAATGGATATCTGCCATCATTACACAAACGGCAGTGAGAGGCCCAGGGCTGGACCTGCCCGATGCCTTGGCAGAGCTGAGGGTAGGGAGACAGGACCAGGCCAGCAGAGCACTCTTGCTTTACATGCTCCCTATTCTAGGGGACCCTCCGCAGAGGCTGGTTATTGCTACTGCTCTTTGCCTCCTCAGCGGCTCAGAAAGCCCAGCCACACACCCTGCTTGCAAGCCGTTCAGACATGCAGAGCAGCCCTCTGCCCAGATTACCTTCCTCGCCGTGAACTTTCCCGTCGTAGTTATTAATTAGCTCTTCAATGAAGGTTTCATCTTCCTCCTTCACCTCATCTCCCATGTAGGGGATATTACACAGCACAGTCTCATCCTCCACCTGCAACAGGTCAGGCAGCAAGCACTCACTGACAGCCCGTCAGAGGGCAGCCTCGTGGCTGCTCCTTCCCGTTCACACACGGTTCTGCAAAGACTCGCTCTTCCCAGACTTCACTGCTACTCTGCACACTGTGAGGTGCTCTGTTTATAACACACCCCCTGCCACAACAGAAGGGTTGTGTCTCCAGGGCCCAGAGACATTCAGAGACACAGGAGAGAGCTGAGCAAGTGGTCAAATCAGTATCAGAGGGCTCATGAGCAGGGCAGAACTGGGTTGGCACACAACGAAGAGCACACAGTAACTCATCCCTGTCTGAAGTACAGCGCACACTAGAGGAGCATGCTCTCCTTACACACAGCTGGGACAAAGGCACTGGgaatactccagtgctacactcGGTTCTCAGACGTTCTGACAACTGACATCCCTCCGTTCTGCCATCGCTGCTCCCCACTGGCCGTAGTGAGTTACTGCAGCAGGCAGATCTGAATACTCTTGCAGCAAGCCAACGGCCAGTAGGAAATAGCTGCAGATTGacgtttaataaataataataataaaaatttcataaattggagatatacctatctcctagaactggaagggaccttgagtccagccccctgccttcactaacaggaccaagtactgatttttgccccagatccctaagtggccccctcaaggattgaactcacaaccctgggtttagcaggccaatgctcaaaacactgagctatcccttcccactAAACAATTTTAACCAATAAGATCACAGTATTAATGCTGTGCCAGAAAGCATATTTTAATCATTCTGTGCCACCCTGTTCTCTCAACAGCAGCGCCATTGGGGGGTCAGACACAAAGGTAGGTGCTGCCTAACTTATTtgttgaatatttaattattttaaactagggctgtcaagtgattaaaaaagttaatcgcaattaatcgcactgttaaacagtaacagaatgccatttatttaaatatttttgatgttttctacactttaaaatatattgatttcaattacaacatagaatacaaagtgtacagtgctcactttatatttatttttattacaaatatttgcactgtacaaaaacaaataaatagtatttttcaattcacctaatacaagtactgcaatctctttatcatgaaagtgcaacttacaaaggtAGAATTAGAtaaaaaaatggatttaaaaataaaacaaacaatgtaaaactttagagcctacaagtccattcagtcctatttcttgttcagccaatcgctcagacatagaagtttgtttacatctgcaggagatactgctgcctgtttcttgtttacaaagtcacctgaaagtgagaataggcattcacatggcactgttgtagccggcttTGCAACATATTTACGTGTCAGATGCGctaaaagattcatatgtcccttcatgcttcaaccaccattccagggggaTGCGTGTCTCTGCTGATgccaggttctgcttgataacaatcgaGAGCAAAgaggaccaatgcatgttcattttcaccgtctgagtcagatgccaccagcattttcttttttggtggttcgggttctgtaatttctgcatcaaagtgttgttcttttaagacttctaaaagcatgctccacacttcgtccctctcagattttggaaggcacttcagattcttaaaccttgggtcaagtgctgtagttatctttagaaatctcacattggtaccatctttgtgttttgtcaaatctgcagtgaaagtgttcttaaaatgaacatgtgctgggtcaccatctgagactgctataatgtgaaatatatggcagaatgcaggaaaaacagaacaggagacacacAGTTCTtccacaaggagttcagtcacaaatttaattgacgcatttttttttttatgacaggtttcagagtagcccacgaaagcttatgctcaaataaatttcgtagtctcaaaggtgccacaagtactcctatttttttaacgagcatcatcagcatggaagcatgtcctctggaatgatggccgaagcatgaaggggcatacgaatgtttagcgtaCCTGGCACGTAAGTACCTTGCAATGCTCGCTACaacagtgagaacaggcgtttgcttggcagtttcaggtgacattgtaaataagaagcaggcagcattatctcccataaatgtaaactaacttgtttgtttgagcgattggTTGAAGTAGAAccgagtagacttgtaggctctaaagttttacattgttttggtttggagtgcagttatgtaaccaaaaaaaaaaaataaatctacatttgtaagttacactttcacaataaagagattgctcagtacttgtataaggtggactgaaaaatactgtttcttttgtttatcatttttacagtgcaaatatttgcaataaaaataatataaaatgatcactgtacactttgtaatagaaattaatatttgaaaatgtagaaaaatatttaataaatttaaattgatattctgTTGTTTAATAGTGAAatcaatcacaattaatttttttaaatcaatttgttagttaatcacgtgagttaactctgattaatcaacagccctatttcaaacagaaaattccagtttaaaaaaaaataaatcagccaCTAAATTCAGGCACTGAACCCTGCAAAGGCAGCAGTCAGGCTTGGCTGGTCCTCAAGATTTCAGGGGAACTGGCGAGCCAGCTCTGCTATTGGGGATACAGCATAATGCGAGATGAAAACATTCCCTTCCAATGTCTCGGGAGCAGCGGCAGACTCAAAGGGAGCAGGCTGAGGAAGGTATCTGCAACCTCAAACATGTAGGGATGACGCATTAATCGTCTCAAAAGTCTCACACCACAATGCACTCTCACCTACCATGAAATTCTGCTGAAGAGGGGACCAGGAATACATAATAGGCACCAACGCTACTGTGTTTAGGGACCTCATGAAGATGGTCTGGTTTGGGAATCCAGGGAAATTGCTCTCGACGGTACACTGGAGAACAAGCAAACACAGGGACAGTAAGGAGAGGGCAGCTCAGACACAGTGACTGCAGGGCAGAAACATACATTTGATCCCGCCCCACGGGTACAGCTACTGATCTGCTGAAAATTACAGTCACTCACAGTCTTCCCTGGACATTAGCCACAGGGTTTTCTTTTTGCCTCTATTTCTGCAGCCTGGGGAGAGTACAAGGCACGGTAAGAGACTGACCCGCAGGGAGCAGAGAAAGGTACAGCCCTCTTCAGCCTTCCCTGCAAAGTCCTGGGTTGTAATCAGCTCGTGTAGCTGCCCTGCCATTTCCACCTCATTCTCCTGTACCTGTTTCAGGAAAGGGTGCCCAGTGCCAGGCTTCATTAACGGGACTGGCTGAACTCGAAGCTTCTTCCAGTCTTCATTCAGAATTTGAGTTTTTTCTTGAACCTTTGCAAAATTGGCCACAAACAGAGCCTGAAATTAGAAAGAGAAGTGCTTACAATCCTCCAAGCAAGTTTAGACTCAGATTGCTGAAATCCCTGCTGGGAATGTGTGACACACAGCAGGCTGTAGAGTCAACACAGCGGCCACTTTCAGCAAAGGCAAGGAAggatattattcccattttacagacagggaactgagcTTCAGAgggtctaagtgacttgcccaaggtcatactgAAAGTCTGTGGCGGAGCAGGGCCCTGAAGCTAGACTCTccagtcccaggctagtgccctgaTCACCAGATCACTCTGTCACAAGGAATACCCAAGAAAGATTTTCTACACCCCACACAGACACTGAACACGGTCTAGTCTAACAGCAGAatgtgaacaattaaaaaaactcCACAGATTATAAAGCCTGAAGGGTCCAttcccatggctcttctctgaaccctttccaatttttaaacATACTTCATGAATTAcagacaccagaactagacacagtgttccagcagcCGTCACAACAGAGCCAAACACATGTACTCTCCCTACTCCTAGTTGatattcccctgcttatacaTACGAGGATTGGCCCCAGAAAATACATCTACCTTGGCTCCCATGTTTGCCTGAAACCTCTTGAGTTGCCGAAGACGCATATATTCAGACTTGACTTTCCTTTTCCAGTAAATAATGCACTTAGACGTTGGCGGAGTTGACATTTCCATTTTCCTGAAAAACATAACACAAAGGTAGCACCCACACGCCGGAGCACTTCTTCACAAACAAAAGGCGTTGCCTAACAAAAACAGTGTGCTGCGATTCTCAGTGCATCACCAAGTTTATCGGGCAAAAAAAAGTAACTGCATGCGCAGGCCACACTGGTTCTGTTTGTTTATGGAATAATTATGGTGCAAACTGTACCGAAGAGGGCACTGGGTGCTCAGGACAGAGCATTCATTGGCAGGGGTATCACCTATCTGTGCCCCTAGGACGGCTGGTCCCAACAGCATGAGCCTGGGTGACTTCCTTTTTGACTAAATATTCCACGCAGCTCCTCTGTTCCGTTTGCCCCGGGCAGTAACAGACTGAAGGCAAAGGTGACGCTGGCTTCATTATACACAGACTGGAATCACCACTTGTGCCTCCAAGGTGACCCTCCTAGATCAGCTGGGATCTTCCCCCCCCAGCACATTCCTCACAGTACAGAGCAGGCCACAAGTCTTTGCTTCTCCTCCTCAGGAGCGCACAGCAAAGGGTTATTTATTAAAGATGCCAAACGTTCTCTGAAGCAGCAAAAAATCAAAACTATGAGCCAATCGCACACAACAAGAAGAGGCTCCGGGGCTGTTCCCGGGGACTGCAGGGTTACAAAACATACTTCTGCAGGGTTAAACTTCCTTAAAGTTCACCCAGTGCCAACTATGCACATTTCCTCTGGACCTAGTCTTAGGGGTGGGAGACACGATCACAACATGCATGTGACAAACCTGGCTGCAGGACTGTGAATAAATCAGCTCTGCTATCTAATGGAAGAAGAGTGGGGCgggagggtctctctctctctgtaacacacacacacaatatagcAACACTGTAGGAGGCTCTGATCTCATGAAACTATAGGTGCAAGCCTGATTGTCCCAGGGAGTCAGGTTAGCCTTTGGAGGGAGTTACAGTCCATTCCGGTTCATTATTTAACTCTTCTGTTTGCATTATTGTTGCTCCAGTTCACCCAAGAGCCTGGAGACATAGGCAGGGATCTGATCCCCTCACTTCCAAGCAGACCCACTTCCCATTGTAACAGTATGGAAGTCTTTGGACAATTAGGATTCTGAGGCATACAAGTAGGTTTTCAGGATTATACTTCTGTTTTCATTTATCTGCTGGGATTTAACTGTCTGATTCCCCTTGGGGTACAGTTTCAAAGTTATAGTTCCCCAGCATTCAAACATCTCTTTTACAGGAGGTAATAACATTCAAACCTAAGAAACCAGACCCCCTCAGAAGCACCCTGGGCAGCTTCCCTGCTGCCTGGAATAAGCCTCCTGTGAGTGATGGGGTTAAAATAAACTACACGGCACAAACCACAGAGTTAGGCCGAGAAAAACATGTTCAGAGGGGCATTTAACTGTAATTAAGAGTCAGCAGCAGCGTCAGCCACAAGCACAGTGGGGCATTATGTGCGTCTGTGACAGTGGGGAGCATCATTTGGCTTCAGCCCATGTTCTAGCCCCAGTAAGTCAGGGAGCGAAGGAACAATGTCAAAAGCAGAATGGACACCTATTACTCAGACACACATTTTAGTTACAGATTCCAAATAAAGGAAATACGACTGGTGATGGTGCCGCCCTGTTAGCTGGAGGCAAAACAATGGCACGCAGCAATCTGACCCCGCAACTCAGCAACTTCCCAATACCCCCTCATTTGCAGACACCCCCTATTCTGCAACCCACTACCCCAAGCCTCACATCACAGACATCTTAAACAAACTCCACAGATGAACCCCAAACCAATCTGCCCCACACCACATACCTGCCTGTCCCAATGCTCCCCACACCCAGgggctccccaaccccctctCCCACAGGGTGGTCAACCCATATACCTGCTCCCCACACTGCAGGAGACCCCAGCACAGAGcgccagccccagacacccccccccggcccacgcccctccccccaggcccgggccagccccagacaccccccggcccacgcccctccccccaggaggggaccagccccagacaccctcccaGTAGGGGaccagccccagagccccctccacccacgcccctccccccaggagggGACCAGCTCCAGacaccccccccagcaggggaccagccccagagccccctccacccacgcccctccccccaggcctgggtcagccccagagcccccccgcccacgcccctccccccaggaggggaccagccccagacaccccccaagcAGGGGaccagccccagagccccccgcccacgcccctccccccaggaccaggccagccccagagccccccccccccgcccacgcccctccccccagcaggggaccagccccagagccccacgcccctcccccaggaccaggccagccccagagcccccccccgcccacgcccctccccccagcaggggaccagccccagagcccccccgcccctcccccaggaccaggccagccccagagccccccgaCCCCGTTACTCACGCCTCATCCATCGCGCTCAGGTGACCTAGAGGCCGCAGCGCCCCCGCCTGCTCTGCGCCTGCGCCAACCAGttcgccccgcccccgccgctcacatgccctgccccctcccaggaggCTCCTCCCCTCAGAGCGTGTCCGCGCTCAGAGCCCTGCCCACTTCCTAAAGCCCCGCCCACAAGACTGCCGCAATCCAGGGCGCCGCCCACGTGACGAGACCGCGCCCCCTGCAGCGAACGCCGTAGTCTCAACGGCTCGGGCTGTACCAagcgaggggagggggggagtgatCTTACCGCTCGGACTGGGAGGGGCGCATGGGCTGTACCACTGCGGGCAGGACCCCTGGAAAACATCAGAAACAATCCCCGCAGTGCCCCGGCCCCGGCCTCAGCGTCTGCCAGAGCCGGTCCTAAGCCGCTAGATACCGGCccgggggagagaacccaggcgtcccggctcCCACCCcccccggggagagaacccaggcgtcccggctccccccccccgggggatagaacccaggcgtcccggctcccaccccccccccccccggggatagaacccaggcgtcccggctcccaccccgccccccggggatagaacccaggcgtcccggctcccaccccgccccccggggagagaaccccggcgtcccggctccccccccccccgggggagagaacccaggcgtcccggctcccaccccgccccccggggagagaacccaggcgtcccggctccccccccccggggggagagaacccaggcgtcccggctcCTAGTCCCGcccggggatagaacccaggcgtcccggctcCTAGTCCCCcccggggatagaacccaggcgtcccggctcccctccccccgggggagagaacccaggcgtcccggctcccccccccccccccccggggagagaacccaggcgtcccggctcccacccccccccccccgggggagagaacccaggcatcctggctcctaccccccccccgggatagaacccaggcgtcctggctcctagtcctcCCCGGGGATAGAAACCAGGCGTCCCGGCTCCTAGTCCCCcccggggatagaacccaggcgtcccggctcccctccccccgggggagagaacccaggcgtcccggctcccacccccccccccggggagagaacccaggcgtcccggctcccccccccccccccgggggagagaacccaggcatcctggctcctacccc
It encodes:
- the EZH1 gene encoding histone-lysine N-methyltransferase EZH1 isoform X3; protein product: MDEAKMEMSTPPTSKCIIYWKRKVKSEYMRLRQLKRFQANMGAKALFVANFAKVQEKTQILNEDWKKLRVQPVPLMKPGTGHPFLKQCTVESNFPGFPNQTIFMRSLNTVALVPIMYSWSPLQQNFMVEDETVLCNIPYMGDEVKEEDETFIEELINNYDGKVHGEEEMITGSVLISDAVFLELVEALNQYSDEEEEGLNDSEGKQEDGKEELPVTRKRKRTTMEGNKKCPKKQFPNDMIFSAISSMFPENGFPEDMKERYRELTEQSDPNVLPPQCTPNIDGPCAKSVQREQSLHSFHTLFCRRCFKYDCFLHPFHATPNVYKRKNREIKIEPDPCGTDCFLWLEGAKEFAVLHNPRSKCSGRRRRRHHVVSASSSNPSSSSVAETREGDSDRDTGNDWASSSSEANSRSQTPTKQKGSPASSQLFVMEAPQEPVEWTGAEESLFRVLHGTYFNNFCSIARLLGTKTCKQVFQFAVKESLVMKLPTSELMNPSQKKKRKHRLWAAHCRKIQLKKDNSPTQVYNYQPCDHPDHPCDSSCPCIMTQNFCEKFCQCNPDCQNRFPGCRCKTQCNTKQCPCYLAVRECDPDLCLTCGASEHWDCKVVSCKNCSIQRGLKKHLLLAPSDVAGWGTFIKESVQKNEFISEYCGEISLLMPPAKETKSALPTTL